One genomic window of Luteitalea pratensis includes the following:
- the purQ gene encoding phosphoribosylformylglycinamidine synthase subunit PurQ, with the protein MKFAVVVFPGSNCDHDAYHAVKHVLGQPAEFLWHKDTSLQGADVVILPGGFSYGDYLRTGAIARFSPVMQAVTAFAAQGGPVLGICNGFQILCEAGLLEGALIRNRQVQFRCEHVNVRVEQVDTPFTQAGTAGQVLSLPIAHGEGQYFADSDVLDRIETQRQVIFRYATAAGEVTPEANCNGSMNNIAGVCNATRNVVGLMPHPERACEQVLGSDDGLVLFESVLRRLTVGAV; encoded by the coding sequence ATGAAGTTCGCGGTCGTCGTCTTTCCCGGATCCAACTGCGATCACGACGCCTATCACGCCGTGAAGCACGTGCTCGGCCAGCCGGCCGAGTTCCTGTGGCACAAGGACACGTCGCTGCAGGGGGCCGATGTCGTCATCCTCCCCGGCGGCTTCTCGTACGGCGACTACCTGCGTACGGGCGCCATCGCGCGCTTCTCGCCGGTGATGCAGGCCGTGACGGCGTTTGCCGCGCAGGGCGGCCCCGTGCTCGGCATCTGCAACGGCTTCCAGATCCTGTGCGAGGCGGGCCTGCTCGAGGGCGCGCTGATCCGGAACCGGCAGGTGCAGTTCCGCTGTGAGCACGTCAACGTGCGTGTCGAGCAGGTGGACACGCCCTTCACGCAGGCCGGCACCGCTGGACAGGTGCTCAGCCTGCCGATTGCACACGGCGAGGGGCAGTACTTCGCCGATTCCGACGTGCTCGATCGGATCGAGACGCAGCGGCAGGTCATCTTCCGCTACGCGACGGCGGCCGGTGAGGTCACGCCAGAGGCCAACTGCAATGGCTCGATGAACAACATCGCCGGCGTCTGCAACGCGACCCGCAACGTGGTGGGCCTCATGCCGCACCCGGAGCGCGCCTGCGAGCAGGTGCTCGGCAGCGACGATGGCCTCGTGCTGTTCGAGTCGGTGCTGCGCCGCCTGACGGTTGGCGCCGTTTAG